In the genome of Deinococcus sp. YIM 77859, one region contains:
- a CDS encoding ATP-binding cassette domain-containing protein: MKPIIEMRNISKRFGGIHALENVTVDLYPGEVVGLLGHNGAGKSTLIKILSGAYAADEGQILVNGEPVQLHGPRDAQRLGIETIYQTLALADNLDVPANIFLGRELLRGGMLDEDAMELEARRLLDRLGVVSVRNLKQPVVRFSGGQRQSIAISRAVYFKARVLIMDEPTAALGPQETQQVNELVMTLKREGVGIFLISHDLHDVFDLADRLTVMKNGRVVGTVDKHDVTQDEVLEMIIAGKLPRVLREKAPYMRP; the protein is encoded by the coding sequence ATGAAACCGATCATCGAGATGCGGAACATCAGCAAGCGCTTCGGGGGAATCCACGCGTTGGAGAACGTGACAGTGGACCTTTACCCCGGTGAAGTTGTTGGCCTCCTGGGGCATAATGGCGCCGGAAAAAGTACGCTTATCAAGATCCTGTCGGGTGCCTATGCTGCCGACGAGGGGCAGATTCTGGTGAACGGCGAGCCGGTGCAGCTGCACGGCCCACGTGATGCTCAGCGGCTGGGGATCGAGACGATCTATCAGACACTGGCCTTGGCCGATAATCTTGATGTGCCGGCCAACATCTTCCTTGGCCGCGAACTGCTGCGGGGCGGCATGTTGGACGAGGACGCCATGGAGCTGGAGGCACGCCGGCTGCTGGACCGGCTGGGCGTGGTGAGCGTCCGCAATCTCAAGCAGCCGGTTGTCCGCTTTTCCGGTGGACAGCGGCAGAGCATTGCCATCAGCCGCGCCGTGTACTTCAAAGCGCGGGTGCTGATCATGGATGAGCCAACGGCAGCTCTTGGTCCCCAGGAGACGCAGCAGGTCAACGAACTGGTGATGACGCTCAAACGCGAGGGTGTCGGCATCTTTCTGATCAGCCACGACCTGCACGACGTATTCGATCTGGCGGACCGTCTGACCGTGATGAAAAACGGCCGGGTAGTGGGCACTGTGGACAAGCACGATGTGACTCAGGACGAAGTGCTAGAGATGATCATCGCTGGCAAGCTCCCGCGCGTTCTGCGTGAGAAGGCCCCATATATGCGGCCATAG
- a CDS encoding sugar ABC transporter permease: MQRRATSGHLMQRPGLLDRLQLDGRLTSLLLATSVVWVALHLLTGGTFLSARNLWNLSVQTASVGVMVGGMVLVIVMRHIDLSVGSILGLTGMIMAVLNARLLPDTSWSGWVTLLAGLLVGAAIGAVQGAWIAYLGVPAFVVTLGGLLIWRGFAWIMTSGQTVAPLTDSFQVFGGGLGGSIGSLWSWVIGALLVSAVVTSDVRNYRRRARSGLQQRDPLLQILVTALSVALIVGFILIMVSYPDPRTGLPRGMPVPVLITLGITALMMWVVRATRFGRYVYAYGGNPEAARLAGINTARLTVMVFAVMGLLAALAGAIQTARLNAGTNSTGTLAELSVIAAAVIGGTSLSGGTGSIPGAFLGALFMASLINGMLLLDLSSAVQNIVQGLVLVLAVTLDTLYHRRSSP; encoded by the coding sequence ATGCAACGCCGCGCGACCTCAGGCCATCTCATGCAGCGGCCAGGTCTTCTCGACCGCCTGCAACTCGACGGCAGACTCACTTCCTTGCTGCTCGCCACCTCTGTTGTGTGGGTGGCCTTGCACCTCCTGACAGGCGGCACCTTCCTTAGCGCCCGCAACCTATGGAACCTGTCGGTGCAAACAGCCTCTGTCGGCGTCATGGTCGGCGGTATGGTGCTGGTTATCGTGATGCGCCACATCGACCTGTCTGTCGGCTCCATCCTCGGCCTGACGGGCATGATTATGGCTGTTCTGAATGCCCGCCTGCTCCCCGACACCTCTTGGAGTGGCTGGGTGACGCTTCTCGCCGGCCTCCTGGTCGGCGCGGCCATCGGTGCCGTTCAGGGAGCTTGGATCGCCTACCTGGGTGTCCCCGCTTTCGTCGTGACGCTCGGGGGTCTACTCATCTGGCGCGGTTTCGCCTGGATCATGACTTCTGGTCAGACCGTCGCACCGCTCACAGATAGCTTTCAGGTGTTTGGCGGCGGACTGGGCGGCTCCATTGGCAGTCTGTGGAGCTGGGTGATTGGCGCCCTCCTGGTGTCCGCCGTGGTCACCTCCGACGTGCGCAACTATCGCCGCCGCGCCCGCAGTGGCCTGCAGCAACGTGACCCGCTGCTGCAGATACTGGTCACAGCCCTCAGCGTCGCCCTCATTGTCGGCTTTATCCTCATCATGGTCAGCTACCCCGACCCCCGTACCGGACTCCCCCGCGGTATGCCCGTTCCTGTTCTCATCACGCTGGGTATTACGGCCCTGATGATGTGGGTGGTACGTGCGACCCGCTTTGGGCGGTACGTGTATGCGTATGGAGGGAACCCGGAAGCTGCGCGCCTTGCGGGGATCAACACCGCCCGCCTCACGGTGATGGTATTCGCGGTAATGGGCCTGCTTGCCGCCCTAGCCGGCGCCATTCAGACGGCGCGGCTGAATGCCGGTACTAACTCTACAGGCACCCTGGCAGAACTTAGCGTGATTGCCGCTGCAGTGATTGGTGGGACAAGTCTTAGCGGTGGGACGGGAAGTATCCCCGGCGCCTTTCTCGGCGCGCTGTTCATGGCAAGCCTGATCAACGGCATGCTACTGCTCGACCTGTCGAGTGCCGTGCAGAACATCGTGCAAGGCCTCGTGCTGGTCCTCGCCGTGACCCTCGATACCCTGTACCATCGCCGGAGTTCGCCATGA
- a CDS encoding branched-chain amino acid ABC transporter permease, which translates to MDVQIASILAADGLTNGAVYALLALALVLVFAVTRVIFIPQGEFVVFGTLTLASLQQGRVPGTLWLLLVLLGVAALIEGFAQGRQGRGGRGILTLVGAALFGGALWALTGWLAPRQAPLGVQVLLTLLLVAPMGPLLYRTVYQPLQNATVLVLLIASVALHLVLTGLALVFFGPEGSRTPPFAAGNVTLGQVTLSRQSLLVVLVSALLMLALYVFFERTMAGKALRATAVNRLGARLVGISPSSAGTLTLTLAALIGALGGMLIGPSVAMTYDSGFLIGLKGFIGAILGGLVSYPLAAAGALLVGLIESFASFSLSAWKEVIVFTLILPVLLWRSLTTRHVPEDEE; encoded by the coding sequence ATGGATGTTCAGATCGCTTCTATTCTTGCGGCCGATGGCTTGACGAACGGGGCGGTCTACGCCCTGTTGGCGCTGGCGTTGGTGCTGGTGTTCGCCGTCACCCGCGTGATCTTTATTCCGCAGGGCGAGTTCGTCGTGTTTGGGACACTGACACTCGCTTCTCTGCAACAGGGGCGCGTTCCCGGCACCCTGTGGTTGCTGCTGGTGCTGCTGGGCGTGGCCGCCCTGATCGAAGGCTTCGCGCAGGGGCGCCAGGGGCGGGGCGGGCGAGGAATCCTGACCCTGGTGGGTGCCGCCCTTTTCGGCGGAGCGCTTTGGGCGCTGACCGGTTGGCTCGCTCCACGCCAGGCGCCGCTGGGGGTGCAGGTGCTGCTGACCCTGCTGCTGGTCGCGCCGATGGGACCGCTGCTGTACCGCACCGTCTACCAGCCCCTTCAGAACGCCACCGTGCTCGTCCTGCTGATCGCCTCAGTGGCCCTGCATCTCGTTCTGACCGGGCTGGCGCTCGTGTTTTTCGGTCCGGAAGGTTCCCGCACCCCTCCCTTTGCCGCCGGAAATGTCACGCTAGGACAGGTCACCCTAAGCAGGCAGAGCCTGCTGGTGGTTCTGGTTTCGGCGCTGCTGATGCTGGCTCTGTACGTCTTTTTCGAGCGCACCATGGCCGGCAAGGCCCTGCGCGCCACCGCGGTCAACCGTCTGGGGGCGCGCTTGGTGGGGATCAGCCCTTCCTCAGCGGGAACACTCACCTTGACGTTGGCCGCCCTGATCGGGGCGCTGGGCGGTATGCTGATCGGACCGAGCGTCGCCATGACGTACGATTCAGGCTTTCTCATCGGCCTCAAGGGCTTTATCGGCGCGATTCTCGGCGGGCTGGTCAGCTACCCCCTCGCGGCAGCAGGAGCCCTGCTGGTCGGCCTGATCGAGAGTTTTGCCTCCTTTAGTCTGTCGGCCTGGAAGGAGGTCATCGTGTTCACGCTGATCCTGCCCGTGCTGCTGTGGCGCTCCCTCACCACCCGGCACGTCCCCGAGGATGAAGAATGA
- a CDS encoding ABC transporter ATP-binding protein yields MTVAPDQSQSLAQRDAPLLLEVRDLSTRYGHVEALRGVSLQVPAGRIVSVIGANGAGKTTLMNAIMGVLPSSGELLYRGEPLRGVPLETRVARGISLVPERRDLFASMTVQDNLQLGAYSRRRMNWRADLENVYARFPRLLERRRQLAGTLSGGEQQMLAIGRALMARPRLLLLDEPSLGLAPLIVRDILRIVQGLRADGVTVLLVEQNARASLAISDEAYVLETGEVKLRGPAHELARNEALSASYLGGEGA; encoded by the coding sequence ATGACGGTGGCGCCGGATCAGTCTCAGTCTCTCGCCCAGAGGGACGCGCCCCTGCTGCTTGAGGTGCGCGACCTGTCCACCCGCTACGGCCACGTCGAAGCCCTGCGCGGCGTGAGCCTCCAGGTTCCGGCGGGGCGCATCGTGAGCGTGATCGGGGCCAATGGTGCGGGAAAAACCACCCTGATGAACGCCATCATGGGGGTGTTGCCCTCCAGTGGCGAACTTCTGTACCGGGGCGAGCCCCTGCGGGGGGTGCCGCTGGAAACGCGGGTGGCCCGGGGCATCAGCCTGGTGCCCGAGCGCCGTGACCTGTTTGCGTCCATGACGGTACAGGACAACCTGCAACTGGGCGCCTACAGCCGCCGCCGCATGAATTGGCGTGCGGACCTGGAAAACGTCTATGCCCGTTTTCCCCGCCTGCTGGAACGCCGCCGGCAACTGGCAGGCACCCTCTCGGGCGGCGAGCAGCAGATGCTGGCGATTGGCCGGGCGCTGATGGCAAGGCCCCGGCTGCTGCTGCTGGACGAGCCCTCGTTGGGCCTGGCGCCCCTCATCGTGCGGGACATCCTGCGCATCGTGCAGGGGCTGCGCGCCGACGGCGTGACGGTGTTGCTCGTCGAGCAGAACGCGCGGGCCAGCCTTGCCATCAGTGACGAGGCCTACGTGCTCGAGACCGGGGAGGTCAAACTGCGTGGCCCCGCCCACGAACTCGCTCGCAACGAGGCCCTCAGCGCCAGTTACCTGGGCGGCGAGGGTGCTTGA
- a CDS encoding aldo/keto reductase, translating into MQYRTMGKTGYEVSSISFGAWAIGGTWGEVNDRDSLAALHRALDLGVNFFDTADVYGDGHSERLIAQLRRERSEPFYVATKAGRRLEPHVASGYTRENLRTFAERSLRNLNTDTLDLLQLHCPPSEVYERDEVFAALDELQQEGLFRHYGVSVETVAEALRAIQRPGVATVQIIFNAFRLKPAEQFFPAAREANVGVIARVPLASGLLTGKLERDSTFAPDDHRTFNRHGEVFDRGETFSGVDYELGLEAARRLQGVVPSGMTLAQFALRWILMFPEVSCAIPGARNPAQAEGNAAAADLPPLREGQMQAVQQVYETLLRPQVQPYW; encoded by the coding sequence ATGCAATACCGTACAATGGGCAAGACGGGGTATGAGGTTTCAAGCATCAGTTTCGGTGCCTGGGCTATAGGCGGCACCTGGGGCGAGGTGAATGACAGAGATAGTCTGGCGGCTCTGCACCGTGCCCTCGACCTGGGGGTTAATTTTTTTGACACAGCAGACGTATACGGAGACGGCCACAGCGAGCGGCTGATTGCCCAGCTCCGCCGTGAGCGATCCGAACCCTTCTACGTTGCGACCAAGGCGGGCCGCCGTCTAGAACCGCATGTGGCAAGTGGGTACACTCGCGAGAACTTGCGGACCTTTGCCGAGCGCAGCCTGCGGAATCTGAACACAGATACCCTAGACCTCCTACAACTCCACTGCCCACCCTCTGAGGTATATGAACGGGACGAGGTTTTTGCTGCTCTTGACGAGTTGCAGCAAGAAGGTCTGTTTCGGCACTACGGGGTAAGCGTGGAGACGGTCGCAGAGGCCCTCAGAGCGATCCAGCGACCAGGCGTAGCGACCGTGCAGATCATCTTCAACGCTTTCCGACTGAAGCCCGCCGAACAGTTCTTTCCGGCGGCACGTGAGGCAAATGTGGGCGTCATCGCCCGCGTGCCCCTGGCCAGCGGGCTGCTGACAGGAAAGCTCGAGCGTGACTCTACCTTCGCGCCCGACGACCACCGCACCTTTAATCGCCACGGAGAGGTCTTTGACCGTGGAGAAACTTTCTCGGGGGTGGACTACGAGCTGGGATTGGAGGCTGCGCGGCGGCTCCAGGGCGTGGTGCCGTCCGGGATGACGCTCGCCCAGTTCGCGCTACGCTGGATTCTGATGTTCCCGGAAGTCAGCTGCGCCATCCCCGGCGCCCGCAACCCGGCGCAAGCTGAGGGTAATGCTGCCGCTGCAGATTTGCCTCCTCTTCGTGAAGGACAGATGCAGGCCGTTCAACAAGTCTATGAGACCCTGCTACGGCCACAGGTTCAGCCTTACTGGTAG
- a CDS encoding aldose epimerase family protein has product MKEQPQGSVVGTIGKQPWGKTPDGQDITLYELSIPGGLQTSIMNYGGVLVRLMTPDRQGVPGDIVLGHCRPEPYFDRRSSPFFGALIGRYANRIAEGRFSLNGRLYQLTQNDGPNALHGGERGFDQRLWEGRAFVGPAGPSLVLTSFSPDGEEGYPGNLTVRVTYTLRPTGALHIDYEATTDAPTIVNLTNHTYWNLTGNASRDILDHELTVQADHFTPVDATLIPTGEQLAVSGTPFDFRKGQRIGAQVDADDQQLRLAGGYDHNFVLRGGPGLKVAARLYDPSSGRQVEVSTTEPGLQVYSGNFLDGSLTGKGGQRYGHRWGVCLETQHFPDSPNKPHFPPVVLRPGQRFSSRTVFTFSTR; this is encoded by the coding sequence ATGAAGGAACAACCCCAGGGCAGCGTGGTGGGAACGATTGGCAAGCAGCCGTGGGGAAAGACCCCGGATGGCCAGGACATCACCCTCTACGAACTGAGCATACCGGGTGGTCTCCAGACCAGCATTATGAATTACGGCGGCGTGTTGGTTCGCCTGATGACGCCTGACCGGCAGGGAGTCCCCGGCGATATCGTTCTAGGACATTGTCGCCCGGAACCGTACTTCGACCGCAGGTCATCCCCGTTCTTCGGTGCACTCATCGGCCGTTACGCCAACCGGATTGCCGAAGGGCGCTTCTCGCTCAACGGCCGGTTGTACCAGCTCACGCAGAATGACGGTCCCAACGCTCTACACGGCGGGGAGCGCGGCTTCGACCAGCGCCTGTGGGAGGGACGAGCCTTCGTAGGCCCGGCCGGCCCGAGTCTGGTTCTCACCTCCTTCAGCCCAGACGGCGAGGAGGGCTACCCCGGCAACCTGACTGTGCGGGTGACGTATACCCTAAGGCCGACCGGTGCCCTGCACATCGATTACGAGGCGACCACCGATGCCCCGACCATTGTGAACCTCACCAACCACACCTACTGGAACCTGACGGGCAACGCCAGTCGGGACATTCTCGATCACGAACTTACTGTGCAGGCAGATCACTTTACGCCTGTCGACGCCACCCTGATTCCGACCGGAGAACAGCTGGCGGTATCGGGAACGCCGTTCGACTTCCGGAAAGGGCAGCGAATTGGAGCGCAGGTGGACGCGGACGACCAGCAACTGCGCCTTGCAGGAGGCTACGACCACAACTTCGTCCTTCGTGGTGGGCCTGGGCTGAAGGTGGCGGCGAGGCTGTACGATCCCTCTTCTGGAAGACAAGTCGAGGTCAGCACCACCGAACCGGGGCTACAGGTGTACTCCGGTAACTTCCTCGATGGCAGCCTGACTGGGAAGGGCGGGCAGCGCTACGGACATCGCTGGGGGGTGTGCCTAGAAACACAACACTTTCCCGATTCTCCCAACAAGCCGCACTTTCCGCCAGTCGTGCTCCGGCCCGGTCAGCGCTTCTCCTCGCGCACGGTGTTCACCTTTTCCACACGCTGA
- the xylF gene encoding D-xylose ABC transporter substrate-binding protein, with translation MKSFSTAVLVLVGTLALAPSASAQRPVTVGVSWSNFQEERWKTDEAAMKAQLTKLGARYISADAQSSNEKQISDIESLITRGANVLIVLAQDNEAVLPAISRAKAEGIPVIAYDRLIEDPSVFYISFNNREVGRLQAQMIYNVKKSGNFAFIKGSPSDPNADLLFAGQMDVLGPAIQAGRIRKVGEQYTEGWKPEVAQNNMEQILTANRNKVDAVVASNDGTAGGAIAALAAVGLAGKVPVSGQDADKAALNRIARGLQTGTVWKDARVLATEAANIAVQLARGTQPNAIKGAQPFSGGPRKVRVNSILLKPVVITRANLGQIIQAGWATKAEVCRGVTGASAPAACR, from the coding sequence ATGAAAAGCTTCAGCACAGCCGTCCTTGTCCTTGTGGGCACGCTTGCCCTGGCGCCCAGTGCGTCAGCCCAGAGGCCAGTCACTGTGGGCGTGAGCTGGTCGAACTTCCAAGAGGAACGCTGGAAGACGGACGAGGCTGCCATGAAGGCGCAGCTGACTAAGCTAGGCGCGAGGTATATCAGTGCCGATGCCCAGAGCAGCAACGAAAAGCAGATCTCTGACATCGAGAGCCTGATCACCCGAGGTGCAAACGTCCTCATTGTGCTGGCCCAAGACAACGAGGCGGTCCTTCCCGCCATCAGCCGCGCGAAGGCGGAAGGCATCCCGGTGATCGCCTATGACCGCCTCATCGAGGACCCCAGCGTCTTCTATATTTCCTTCAATAACCGTGAAGTTGGCCGTCTCCAAGCGCAGATGATCTACAACGTCAAGAAGTCGGGCAACTTTGCCTTTATCAAGGGCAGCCCCAGCGACCCCAACGCCGACCTGCTGTTTGCTGGACAGATGGACGTGCTCGGCCCAGCCATCCAGGCGGGCAGGATCAGGAAGGTCGGCGAGCAGTACACCGAGGGCTGGAAGCCCGAAGTCGCCCAGAACAACATGGAGCAGATTCTCACCGCCAATCGCAACAAGGTGGATGCGGTGGTAGCCAGCAACGACGGCACCGCAGGGGGCGCTATCGCTGCGCTCGCCGCTGTCGGCCTCGCAGGGAAGGTGCCTGTCTCTGGACAGGACGCTGACAAGGCAGCCTTAAACCGCATTGCGCGCGGCCTACAGACTGGCACCGTCTGGAAGGATGCTCGCGTCCTGGCGACTGAGGCCGCTAACATCGCTGTGCAACTCGCGCGGGGTACGCAACCAAACGCCATCAAGGGGGCGCAGCCTTTCAGTGGTGGCCCCAGAAAGGTCCGTGTGAACAGCATTCTGCTCAAGCCCGTCGTGATTACCAGGGCAAATCTGGGTCAAATCATCCAGGCCGGTTGGGCGACCAAAGCTGAAGTCTGCCGGGGGGTGACTGGAGCTTCTGCCCCCGCTGCCTGCCGCTAA
- a CDS encoding ATP-binding cassette domain-containing protein, producing the protein MTRPGFSRRALLAGAAAVVMLALPLVLPLFQVTLLVNIAIFAIVAIGLVLLTGIVGLTSFGQAAFMGLGAYTTAMLTTQAGWSPWLTLLAGFVVTALVALVLGLVTLRMQGHYLPLATIAWGMSLYYVFGNTPALGGFTGITDIPPVTLLGFPLTSPRAFAYLALVGLGLVALAVQFLLSSRVGRALRALRSGPVVAEAFGVNPFRLRVQVFVLAALMASLAGWLYAHSQRFVNPTPFSLQAGIEYLFMAVVGGPQYVWGAVLGSALITLLREWLRDLLPALIGAQGNFEVIVFGVLVILMLQFARRGLWPLLERLLPQESPRLLPEPQPLPSRTKPQPGLPLLTVRHAVKQFGGLRAVNDVSFELQSGEILGLIGPNGAGKSTLFNLITGVSPATRGQVLLAGQDITRRSAEQIHRLGVARTFQHVHLLPDLTLLANTMMGGYARGRAGLLASLLHLERREEAALQHEALRQLARVGLGDQAFALAGNLALGQQRILEVARALTADPTLLLLDEPAAGLRYGEKMELVALLRRLRAEGVTILLVEHDMDLVMNLVDRLVVMNYGERLAEGTPAEVRANPAVREAYLGVELEEGAA; encoded by the coding sequence ATGACACGCCCCGGATTTTCGCGCCGCGCGCTGCTGGCTGGGGCGGCGGCGGTGGTCATGCTGGCCCTGCCCCTGGTCCTGCCGCTTTTCCAGGTGACCCTGCTGGTGAATATCGCCATTTTTGCCATCGTCGCCATCGGCCTGGTGCTGCTGACCGGCATTGTGGGGCTTACCTCCTTCGGCCAGGCTGCCTTTATGGGCCTGGGCGCCTATACCACGGCCATGCTGACCACCCAGGCTGGGTGGAGTCCCTGGCTGACCCTCCTGGCGGGCTTCGTGGTCACGGCCCTGGTGGCCCTCGTTCTGGGGTTGGTGACCCTCCGTATGCAGGGCCACTATCTCCCCCTCGCGACCATCGCCTGGGGCATGAGCCTCTACTACGTCTTCGGCAACACTCCCGCGCTGGGCGGGTTTACCGGCATCACCGATATCCCCCCGGTGACCCTCTTGGGGTTTCCCCTGACTTCGCCGCGAGCCTTCGCCTATCTGGCCCTGGTCGGTCTGGGTCTGGTCGCGCTGGCTGTACAGTTCCTGCTCTCGAGCCGAGTGGGCCGCGCGCTGCGGGCGCTGCGCAGCGGGCCGGTGGTCGCAGAAGCCTTTGGCGTGAATCCCTTTCGGCTGCGGGTGCAGGTCTTTGTGCTCGCGGCGTTGATGGCGTCGCTGGCCGGTTGGCTGTACGCGCACAGCCAGCGGTTCGTGAATCCCACGCCCTTCAGTCTGCAAGCGGGGATCGAGTACCTCTTTATGGCGGTGGTCGGCGGCCCGCAGTACGTGTGGGGGGCAGTGCTGGGGTCGGCCCTCATCACACTGCTGCGCGAGTGGTTGCGCGACCTGCTGCCCGCCTTGATCGGGGCGCAGGGCAACTTCGAGGTGATCGTCTTCGGCGTTCTCGTCATTCTGATGCTGCAATTTGCTCGGCGCGGCCTGTGGCCCCTGCTCGAACGGCTGCTGCCACAGGAAAGCCCACGCCTGCTGCCCGAACCCCAGCCCCTGCCCTCCCGGACCAAACCGCAGCCGGGCCTCCCCCTGCTCACGGTGAGGCACGCGGTCAAGCAGTTCGGCGGCTTACGGGCCGTGAACGACGTGTCCTTTGAGCTGCAAAGCGGGGAAATTCTGGGGCTGATCGGTCCCAATGGGGCAGGCAAGAGCACCCTGTTTAACCTGATCACCGGCGTCAGCCCCGCGACGCGTGGTCAGGTGCTCCTTGCCGGGCAGGACATCACCCGGCGAAGTGCCGAACAGATTCACCGCCTGGGCGTGGCCCGCACCTTCCAGCATGTGCACCTGCTGCCCGACCTCACCCTGCTGGCCAACACGATGATGGGCGGGTACGCGCGGGGGCGCGCAGGTCTGCTCGCCAGCCTGCTGCACCTGGAGCGCCGGGAGGAGGCCGCCCTGCAACACGAGGCGCTGCGCCAACTGGCCCGTGTCGGCCTGGGAGATCAGGCGTTTGCCCTGGCAGGCAACCTCGCGCTGGGCCAGCAGCGTATCCTGGAAGTTGCCCGGGCGCTGACCGCCGACCCCACGCTGCTGCTGCTGGACGAACCCGCCGCAGGCCTGCGCTACGGCGAGAAGATGGAGCTGGTCGCGCTGCTCAGGCGGCTGCGTGCGGAGGGCGTCACCATCTTGCTGGTCGAACACGACATGGATCTCGTGATGAATCTGGTCGACCGCCTGGTGGTGATGAACTACGGTGAGCGGCTGGCCGAGGGCACGCCGGCTGAGGTCCGCGCCAATCCCGCTGTGCGCGAGGCCTATCTCGGCGTGGAGCTGGAAGAGGGGGCCGCATGA
- a CDS encoding glycoside hydrolase family 13 protein, giving the protein MTVLASLGAQHDHTPGYTERLGVPLGGTVRVRVRVTLPVTGVHLVLVRVGEIETHPAREVTGLFGEGRWFEADLPVHEARVRYAWELLFPDDHLNLTALGLHRTRRGFRDWFQYLAGHVAPEWAWRSVFYQIFPDRFRNGDPANDVRTGEYLYGGRPVEQVPWETPVDARGDVHAHYGGDLNGVTQALPYLQELGVNGLWLTPIFVSPSNHRYDISDYRRVDPHLGGDAAWEELVRAADAAGIRLVLDGVFNHMGNENALFRAALAAESAPERSLFSWREEPGKPPYHAFFDVPTLPKINYGDPFAVREFISGEESVVRYWLRRGASGWRLDVAHMIGTGGTDEDNLPLHRALKQAAREEKPDAYVFGERFFDPEHALDGRGEDGSMNYHGFGLPVMQWMSGRTHLGTPSRLDGAELAELLWDAYHVLPPQVALSMLNLLESHDIGRALFRVGNDRTRFLAAFTLLMAYPGVPCTYYGTEVGVTQSRAGNIPWCREPMPWDEARWDHDLRAKVRTLIHARREARVLHEGNLRFLYTGPDALAFLREYTRADGQVERAVALVSRLATPHEVTLSLPPGEYRDVLTRETFRGGPVTLNASGGRLLLSEGGVSVWKR; this is encoded by the coding sequence ATGACGGTTTTGGCGAGTCTGGGAGCGCAGCACGACCACACACCGGGATACACCGAGCGCCTCGGGGTACCGCTGGGAGGGACGGTGCGCGTGCGCGTGCGCGTCACACTTCCGGTGACGGGCGTCCACCTGGTCCTGGTGCGGGTGGGGGAGATCGAGACGCACCCGGCCCGTGAGGTCACCGGTCTTTTCGGTGAAGGTCGCTGGTTCGAGGCGGATCTGCCGGTGCACGAGGCGCGGGTGCGCTACGCCTGGGAACTGCTGTTTCCGGATGATCACCTGAACCTGACCGCGCTGGGCCTGCACCGCACGCGCCGGGGCTTTCGCGACTGGTTTCAGTACCTCGCCGGACACGTTGCCCCCGAATGGGCCTGGCGCAGCGTCTTCTACCAGATCTTTCCCGACCGCTTTCGCAACGGTGATCCCGCGAATGACGTGCGGACGGGCGAGTACCTGTATGGGGGCCGCCCGGTAGAGCAGGTGCCCTGGGAGACTCCTGTCGACGCGAGGGGTGACGTGCACGCGCACTACGGCGGTGACCTGAACGGCGTGACACAGGCCCTCCCGTACCTTCAGGAGCTGGGCGTGAATGGGCTGTGGCTGACCCCGATCTTTGTCAGCCCCTCGAACCACCGCTACGACATCAGCGATTACCGCCGTGTCGACCCCCATCTGGGCGGAGACGCAGCGTGGGAGGAACTGGTCAGGGCGGCGGACGCTGCGGGCATACGGCTTGTGCTGGATGGGGTCTTTAACCACATGGGGAACGAGAACGCGCTGTTTCGTGCGGCGCTCGCGGCGGAAAGCGCTCCCGAGCGGTCCCTCTTCAGCTGGCGGGAGGAGCCGGGCAAGCCGCCCTACCACGCCTTTTTCGACGTGCCGACCCTGCCCAAGATCAACTACGGTGACCCCTTTGCGGTTCGGGAATTCATCAGCGGTGAGGAGAGCGTGGTGCGGTATTGGCTGCGACGTGGTGCGTCGGGCTGGCGGCTGGACGTGGCGCACATGATCGGCACGGGCGGGACCGACGAGGACAATCTGCCCCTTCACCGAGCACTCAAACAGGCTGCCCGCGAGGAGAAGCCCGACGCCTACGTGTTTGGAGAACGCTTCTTCGATCCCGAGCACGCGCTGGACGGCCGGGGCGAAGACGGGAGTATGAATTACCACGGCTTCGGCCTGCCGGTGATGCAGTGGATGAGCGGGAGGACGCATCTCGGTACCCCCAGCCGCCTGGACGGCGCAGAACTTGCCGAGCTGCTGTGGGACGCCTATCACGTCCTGCCCCCGCAGGTGGCGCTGAGCATGTTGAACCTGCTCGAGTCCCACGACATCGGCCGGGCGCTTTTTCGTGTGGGAAATGACCGCACGCGTTTCCTGGCCGCCTTCACGCTGCTGATGGCCTATCCTGGCGTGCCCTGTACGTACTACGGCACCGAGGTGGGCGTAACCCAGAGCCGCGCGGGCAATATCCCGTGGTGCCGTGAGCCCATGCCCTGGGATGAGGCGCGCTGGGACCACGACCTGCGGGCAAAGGTCCGCACCCTGATTCACGCCCGGCGTGAGGCCCGCGTCCTCCATGAGGGCAACCTGCGCTTTCTGTATACCGGGCCGGACGCCCTCGCCTTCCTGCGCGAGTACACCCGAGCGGACGGACAGGTAGAACGCGCCGTGGCTCTGGTCAGCCGCCTCGCCACGCCGCACGAGGTCACCCTCAGCCTGCCCCCCGGCGAGTACCGCGACGTCCTCACACGCGAGACCTTCCGGGGCGGCCCCGTCACCCTCAATGCGAGTGGCGGGCGGCTGCTGCTTTCTGAAGGGGGAGTCAGCGTGTGGAAAAGGTGA